A stretch of Rhea pennata isolate bPtePen1 unplaced genomic scaffold, bPtePen1.pri scaffold_32, whole genome shotgun sequence DNA encodes these proteins:
- the LOC134154641 gene encoding olfactory receptor 14A16-like, with protein MSNSSSLSEFLLLLYADTQELQLLHFSLFLGIYLAALLGNGLIITAVACDHCLHTPMYFFLLNLSILDLGSISTTVPKSMANSLRNTRSISYLGCAAQVFLVFFLFSAEYSLLTVMAYDRYVAICQPLHYGILMDSRACVRMAAAAWASGFLNALLHTRNAFSLPLCQGNTVDQFFCEISQILKLSCADSYLREVELLGIISCLILGCFIFIVLSYVQIFRAVLRIPSEQGRHKAFSMCLPHLAVVSLFLSTIMFAYLKPPSISSPVLDLVLAVLYAVVPPTVNPLIYSMRNKELQQAARKLIQMVLVQQQ; from the coding sequence atgtccaacagcagctccctcagtgagttcctcctcctgctgtaCGCTGAcacccaggagctgcagctcttgcacttctccctcttcctgggcatctacctggctgccctcctgggcaacggACTCATCATCACAGCCGTAGCCTGTGACCACTGCCTCCatacccccatgtacttcttcctcctcaacctctccatccttgaccttggctccatctccaccactgtccccaaatccatggccaattccctgaGGAACACCAGGTCCATTTCCTATTtgggatgtgctgcccaggtcttcctagttttcttcttgttttcagcagagtattctctcctcactgtcatggcctatgatCGCTATGTTGCCATCTGCCAACCCCTGCACTATGGGATcctcatggacagcagagcttgtgtcagaatggcagcagctgcctgggccagtgggtttctcaatgctctcctgcacactcGAAATGCTTTTTCACTACcgctctgccaaggcaacacagtggaccagttcttctgtgaaatttcccagatcctcaagctctcctgcgcagactcctacctcagggaagttgagCTTCTTGGGATTATTAGCTGTTTAATCTTagggtgtttcattttcattgtgctgtcctacgtgcagatcttcagggctgtgctgaggatcccctctgagcagggccggcacaaagccttttccatgtgcctccctcacctggccgTGGTCTCCCTGTTTCTCAGCACTATCAtgtttgcctacctgaagccacCTTCTATCTCCTCCCCAGTTCTGGATCTGGTGCTGGCTGTTCTGTACgcagtggtgcctccaacagtgaaccctctcatctacagcatgaggaacaaggagctccagcaGGCAGCAAGGAAACTGATCCAGATGGTACTAgttcagcagcaatga